From Enterococcus mundtii, the proteins below share one genomic window:
- a CDS encoding NAD(P)-binding oxidoreductase, whose protein sequence is MNIFVVGANGQIGRHLIQKLGTTEHQVYAGVRDVANQAIYDEENIAYVPFDLTWSSEKMAEAFQESELVIFAAGSQGKNLLQVDLDGAIKTMIAAEQANISRYLMISAAFADNREKWPESMTDYYITKYYADEWLKNQTSLDYVILQPVALTNDDEVTSIQLTKPDEKPAQSITRKTVAEVLAALVDQPNISKTTVVLSEGSATVSDAIKQLVEEA, encoded by the coding sequence ATGAATATTTTTGTAGTAGGAGCAAACGGACAAATCGGGCGTCATTTGATCCAAAAACTCGGAACAACCGAACATCAAGTTTACGCGGGTGTACGAGATGTTGCCAACCAAGCGATTTATGATGAAGAAAATATCGCCTATGTTCCCTTTGATTTAACTTGGTCTTCAGAAAAAATGGCGGAAGCCTTTCAAGAGAGTGAACTTGTCATCTTTGCTGCTGGTTCTCAAGGAAAAAATCTTTTACAAGTTGATTTAGACGGCGCAATCAAAACAATGATTGCAGCAGAGCAAGCAAATATCTCTCGTTATTTGATGATCAGTGCGGCTTTTGCGGATAACCGTGAAAAATGGCCTGAGTCAATGACTGATTATTATATTACCAAATATTATGCAGACGAATGGTTGAAAAATCAGACATCATTAGATTATGTCATATTACAACCTGTAGCTTTGACGAACGACGATGAGGTCACTTCGATCCAATTGACCAAACCAGACGAAAAACCAGCTCAATCGATTACCAGAAAAACGGTAGCAGAAGTTTTAGCAGCGTTAGTGGATCAACCAAACATCTCAAAAACAACTGTTGTTCTATCTGAAGGATCAGCTACAGTATCGGACGCCATCAAACAACTTGTTGAGGAGGCTTGA
- a CDS encoding NAD(P)H-quinone oxidoreductase: MRGISMKHPGSADVLTEVDVPRPIPKAGELLLKVHTAAVNRTDIMRRENTALQAPYPILGVEVAGEVIENASDRSEFSTGTRVYGLVNLGGYAEYAVIPADRAILLPDSLDYVSAAGIAEVFLTAYQTLYWLGKLQKNETVLIHAGASGVGTAAIQLAKQYSQARVIVTAGSAEKLAFCQELGADEIINYKTQDFAEEVKKMTEGNGVDVILDFVGASYWEKNLSSIAVDGRWVLIGTLGGTTVESLDLRFLLQKRIQLIGTLLTPRSDEYKAKLTQEFMKNIDPYFETGAIRPIIDRTFPLSEAKEAHEYMEANKNVGKIILTVSES, translated from the coding sequence ATGCGTGGAATCTCTATGAAACATCCCGGTTCAGCAGACGTTTTGACTGAAGTGGATGTCCCTAGACCTATTCCAAAAGCTGGGGAGTTATTGTTAAAAGTCCACACCGCTGCGGTCAATCGTACGGATATCATGCGTCGCGAAAATACTGCACTTCAAGCGCCTTACCCTATCTTAGGTGTAGAGGTTGCTGGTGAAGTCATTGAAAATGCAAGTGACCGTTCTGAGTTTTCAACTGGAACGAGAGTCTATGGTTTAGTGAATTTAGGTGGCTACGCAGAATATGCCGTAATCCCAGCAGATCGAGCAATCCTCTTGCCCGATTCCCTTGACTACGTTTCAGCCGCTGGTATCGCTGAAGTTTTCTTAACTGCCTATCAAACCTTGTATTGGTTAGGAAAACTCCAAAAAAATGAGACTGTCTTGATCCATGCTGGTGCAAGTGGTGTTGGTACTGCAGCGATCCAATTAGCCAAACAGTATTCGCAAGCACGCGTCATCGTTACCGCAGGTTCAGCTGAAAAGTTAGCCTTTTGCCAAGAATTAGGCGCAGATGAAATAATCAACTATAAAACGCAAGATTTCGCAGAGGAAGTAAAAAAGATGACTGAGGGGAATGGCGTTGATGTCATCTTAGATTTCGTCGGTGCCTCTTATTGGGAGAAAAATCTGTCATCGATTGCTGTAGATGGTCGCTGGGTCTTGATCGGCACACTAGGAGGCACAACAGTTGAGTCTCTTGACCTAAGATTTTTGTTACAAAAAAGAATCCAATTGATCGGTACGCTATTGACACCAAGAAGTGACGAGTACAAAGCAAAACTGACCCAAGAGTTTATGAAAAACATCGATCCTTATTTTGAAACCGGTGCGATCCGTCCAATCATCGATCGAACCTTTCCATTATCAGAAGCAAAAGAAGCCCATGAATATATGGAAGCCAACAAAAACGTTGGAAAAATCATTTTGACGGTCAGCGAATCTTAA
- a CDS encoding IS1182 family transposase, with the protein MLSKQDMSKRAQMGFFALEDLVPQDHLLRQMDQFIDFSFIYDLVKDKYDETQGRPSLDPVLLIKLPMIQYFFGIKSMRQTIKEIEVNNAYRWFLGLGLEDAVPHFSTFGKNYTRRFKGTTTFEQIFYEILAQCMMEGIVDTSEVFIDGTHIKAHANRNKKESVEVMDQAFFYTEKLTKEIEKDREKRLKKPLKETNAETKIAMKKTSTTDPESGWFHKGEHKEVFAYSAQVACDKNGWILGYTTHPGNLHDSRTFITLFRKLKGAFTLDKLIMDAGYKTPAIAQLLLEEKLTPVFPYKRPMTKAGYFKKNDYAYDEYYDCYICPNDKILTYSTTNRKGYLEYKSNPEECKNCPVLSTCTNSKNHTKVITRHIWAKAIERCEEIRHQRNFKDLYRKRKETIERIFGTAKEFHGLRYTNQIGIEKMHMKIGLTFACLNMKKLVKIKKGRARKECFSLEKQSYFSLIIENIHIKKTNLIFT; encoded by the coding sequence ATGCTCTCAAAACAAGATATGAGTAAGCGTGCACAGATGGGCTTTTTTGCTCTTGAAGACTTAGTTCCCCAAGACCATTTATTACGACAAATGGATCAGTTTATTGATTTTTCTTTTATTTACGATTTGGTAAAAGATAAATATGATGAAACCCAAGGACGGCCAAGCTTAGATCCCGTTCTTCTAATTAAATTACCGATGATTCAATATTTTTTTGGTATTAAAAGCATGAGACAAACCATCAAAGAAATTGAAGTGAACAACGCTTATCGATGGTTTTTGGGGTTAGGGTTAGAAGATGCAGTTCCTCATTTTTCTACATTTGGTAAAAACTATACGAGACGGTTCAAAGGAACCACTACATTTGAACAAATCTTTTATGAGATTTTAGCACAATGTATGATGGAAGGAATCGTTGATACCTCTGAAGTTTTTATTGATGGGACGCATATTAAAGCACATGCGAATCGAAACAAGAAAGAATCCGTCGAAGTGATGGATCAAGCCTTCTTTTATACGGAAAAATTGACAAAAGAAATTGAAAAAGATCGAGAAAAACGCCTAAAAAAGCCCTTAAAAGAAACAAACGCAGAAACTAAAATAGCTATGAAAAAAACAAGTACGACTGATCCCGAAAGTGGTTGGTTTCATAAAGGTGAGCATAAAGAAGTTTTTGCTTATAGCGCACAAGTAGCATGTGATAAAAACGGCTGGATACTAGGCTATACGACCCACCCAGGAAACTTACATGATAGTCGTACGTTTATTACTTTATTTAGAAAGCTCAAAGGAGCTTTTACTCTAGATAAATTGATTATGGATGCTGGGTATAAAACGCCAGCAATCGCTCAATTACTTCTCGAAGAGAAGCTGACGCCTGTTTTCCCTTATAAGCGACCCATGACGAAAGCGGGTTATTTCAAGAAGAACGACTATGCCTACGATGAATATTATGATTGTTATATCTGTCCTAATGATAAGATCCTCACTTATTCGACAACGAATCGAAAAGGATATTTAGAATACAAAAGTAATCCAGAAGAATGTAAAAATTGTCCTGTTCTATCTACTTGTACAAATTCAAAAAATCATACAAAAGTAATCACCAGACATATTTGGGCGAAAGCAATCGAACGATGTGAGGAAATACGTCACCAAAGAAATTTTAAAGACCTATACAGAAAAAGAAAAGAAACAATTGAACGAATTTTTGGTACAGCAAAAGAATTTCACGGATTACGTTATACGAATCAAATAGGAATTGAAAAAATGCACATGAAAATTGGGCTTACTTTTGCCTGCCTAAATATGAAAAAATTAGTAAAAATCAAAAAAGGCAGAGCAAGAAAGGAGTGTTTTTCTTTAGAAAAACAAAGCTATTTCTCTTTAATTATTGAAAACATACATATAAAAAAGACAAACCTCATTTTTACATAA
- a CDS encoding flavocytochrome c, with the protein MKKTIKGLLTVTAIFALGACTPDEKESASSSSSTKESTEVSSGASAQTYTNPADMKEEYDLIIVGGGGAGMAAAIEAKDAGLNPVIFEKMPVAGGNTLKSSSGMNASETKFQEEEGITDSNDAFYEETLAGANGTNDKEMLRYFVDHSAAAIEWLDENGIKLDNLTITGGMSERRTHRPSDGSAIGGYLVDGLLRNVHERQIPIFVNTEVTDIQKTGDTVNQVTVQVQGEEPKEITGKAVVVTTGGFGASEEYIQTYRPDLEGYVTTNQVGSTGDGIKMIEKLGGQTVDMDKIQIHPTVQQDEGFLIGEVVRGEGAILVDQDGERFVNEMNTRDKVSAAITALPEKSAYLIFDQGVRDRATAIEFYDEKGYVTEGETIEELAEKINLPAETLAQTVTTWNEEVANQDDTAFGRTTAMEHDLSKPNYYAIKIAPGIHYTMGGIKINTNTEVVDKDGQPITGLYAAGEVTGGLHGENRIGGNSVAEIIIFGRQAGQQAAKFVSAQ; encoded by the coding sequence ATGAAGAAAACAATTAAAGGGTTACTGACAGTTACAGCAATTTTTGCCTTAGGTGCCTGTACGCCTGATGAAAAAGAATCTGCATCCAGTAGCTCTTCCACAAAAGAATCAACAGAAGTATCATCCGGAGCGTCTGCTCAAACTTACACAAATCCAGCTGATATGAAAGAAGAATATGATTTGATCATCGTCGGTGGAGGAGGAGCTGGTATGGCAGCTGCAATCGAAGCAAAAGATGCAGGCTTGAATCCAGTCATTTTTGAAAAAATGCCAGTTGCTGGTGGAAATACATTAAAATCTTCAAGTGGAATGAACGCATCTGAAACAAAATTCCAAGAAGAAGAAGGTATCACTGATTCGAACGACGCCTTTTATGAAGAAACATTAGCAGGTGCGAATGGCACAAATGATAAAGAAATGTTACGCTATTTTGTCGATCATTCGGCTGCTGCAATCGAGTGGTTAGATGAAAATGGCATTAAATTAGATAACTTGACGATCACTGGTGGAATGAGCGAAAGACGAACACATCGCCCTTCTGATGGTTCTGCGATTGGTGGTTATTTAGTCGATGGGTTATTACGAAATGTCCACGAACGCCAAATCCCGATTTTTGTAAATACTGAAGTGACAGATATCCAAAAAACGGGAGATACAGTCAACCAAGTAACAGTTCAAGTGCAAGGGGAAGAACCAAAAGAAATCACTGGTAAGGCTGTAGTTGTTACAACTGGTGGATTCGGTGCGAGTGAGGAATACATCCAAACTTACCGTCCAGATCTGGAAGGATATGTAACGACGAATCAAGTGGGATCAACAGGCGATGGGATCAAGATGATTGAAAAATTAGGCGGTCAAACGGTCGATATGGATAAGATCCAGATCCATCCAACGGTTCAACAAGACGAAGGATTCTTGATCGGGGAAGTGGTACGTGGTGAAGGAGCGATCTTAGTCGATCAAGATGGCGAGCGTTTCGTCAACGAAATGAATACACGAGACAAAGTATCAGCTGCAATCACTGCATTGCCAGAAAAATCTGCTTATTTGATATTTGACCAAGGGGTACGCGATCGCGCAACAGCCATTGAGTTTTATGATGAAAAAGGTTATGTGACTGAAGGTGAGACAATTGAAGAATTGGCAGAGAAAATCAACTTACCAGCAGAAACATTAGCACAAACTGTTACGACTTGGAACGAAGAAGTTGCCAATCAAGACGATACAGCATTTGGTCGTACGACAGCCATGGAACATGATCTGTCTAAACCAAACTACTATGCGATCAAAATCGCACCTGGTATCCACTATACGATGGGTGGAATCAAAATCAATACAAACACAGAAGTTGTGGATAAAGACGGACAACCGATCACTGGCCTTTACGCAGCAGGTGAAGTCACTGGTGGCTTACATGGTGAAAACCGCATCGGCGGAAACTCTGTAGCGGAAATCATTATTTTCGGACGTCAAGCAGGACAACAAGCAGCAAAATTTGTCTCTGCACAATAA